The following proteins are encoded in a genomic region of Spirochaetota bacterium:
- a CDS encoding adenosine kinase → MESISGNDAKNHPNVQESESNSGKADYDVVGIGSPLLDFTIEVDKAVLDEIGLKRGQMHLVDENRSMQILQRLNGYPMKTTPGGSSANTLAGIANFGGRCILFGKVGNDTHGELYIRENEKAGVRTRLNKHEAMTGHAITLITPDSERTFATHLGAAIHFVKEDVFEDDIKGSKILHIEGYLLELPEVREAVVHAMRIAKENNVIISIDLGDASLVDRIKDVFNSIVDEFADIVFVNEDEAKAFTGVEEKEALDMIYSMCDIAVVKLGADGSMIKRDNKIYNISANRVGVVNTNGAGDMYAAGILYGVANDLPIDRAGRIASYASSLVVSQVSARLNNKVNIDQIE, encoded by the coding sequence ATGGAATCGATATCGGGAAACGATGCAAAGAATCATCCTAATGTACAAGAGTCAGAGTCTAACTCAGGAAAAGCAGACTATGATGTGGTTGGTATTGGCTCCCCTTTATTGGATTTTACGATTGAAGTGGATAAAGCTGTTTTGGATGAGATTGGCCTAAAGAGGGGACAGATGCATCTTGTTGATGAGAATAGAAGCATGCAGATTCTGCAAAGATTGAATGGTTATCCTATGAAAACAACTCCAGGTGGTAGTTCAGCTAATACCCTGGCGGGAATCGCTAATTTTGGGGGAAGGTGTATTCTATTCGGTAAGGTCGGGAATGATACCCATGGAGAGTTGTATATACGAGAGAATGAGAAGGCTGGTGTGCGCACAAGGCTGAACAAGCATGAAGCAATGACTGGACATGCAATCACATTGATAACCCCTGATTCTGAAAGAACCTTTGCAACACATTTAGGGGCAGCCATTCACTTTGTTAAAGAGGATGTCTTCGAAGATGACATAAAGGGAAGCAAGATATTGCATATAGAGGGGTACCTGTTGGAACTCCCTGAAGTGCGAGAGGCCGTCGTACATGCAATGAGGATTGCGAAAGAGAATAATGTTATAATTTCAATTGACCTTGGCGACGCTAGCCTCGTTGATAGGATTAAGGATGTCTTTAATAGTATAGTTGATGAATTTGCTGATATTGTTTTTGTTAATGAAGATGAAGCAAAGGCATTTACCGGGGTTGAGGAGAAGGAAGCTCTCGATATGATATATTCCATGTGTGATATTGCAGTTGTTAAGTTGGGAGCTGATGGAAGTATGATAAAGCGGGACAATAAAATCTACAATATCTCCGCGAATAGGGTTGGGGTAGTCAACACAAATGGGGCAGGGGATATGTATGCAGCTGGGATACTCTATGGTGTGGCAAATGATCTTCCAATAGATAGGGCGGGCAGGATAGCAAGTTATGCATCATCCCTGGTAGTTTCACAGGTTAGCGCAAGATTAAATAATAAAGTCAATATCGATCAGATAGAATAA
- a CDS encoding transglycosylase SLT domain-containing protein: protein MKIILILVITSIITIGIVKEVSCWSLIDLFKAEDFKENNLSKTFHLDTTRDIILLPPLHNKTFFQAIADLSICRRREVRRFLLQYLTEQRGYIDRSFERSKEYLGIITSIFDKNQDIPKYLALLPILESGFNPYAVSRSQAVGLWQFIRGTSHSLGLRTDRWVDERRSIEKSTIAAIRHLRNLYRIFHSWELSLAAYNGGASYIKKAMLRSGAKDFWELKAHGAMNRETAEFIPRFTAITIIYENQWLFNIDNCDEKKPTMKTETIVLDFPVSIHHISKLANVPSETIRRLNPELKRNHTPPYYRKYELRLPVGAKNKLESDGNNIYKVRFKGIRKHIVRKGECISRIARRYRAKTKKIIILNDIKSPRLIQPGLTLYIPI, encoded by the coding sequence TTGAAAATTATTTTGATACTTGTGATAACTTCGATTATAACAATTGGAATAGTGAAAGAGGTCTCATGCTGGAGCCTAATAGATCTCTTCAAAGCGGAAGATTTTAAAGAGAATAATTTAAGCAAGACATTCCATTTGGATACTACAAGGGATATCATCCTCCTGCCCCCATTGCATAATAAAACATTTTTTCAGGCTATTGCTGATCTCTCTATTTGCAGAAGAAGGGAAGTTCGAAGGTTCTTATTACAATATTTAACTGAACAAAGGGGATACATTGATAGGTCCTTTGAGAGATCAAAGGAATACCTTGGCATAATTACGAGCATATTCGATAAAAATCAGGATATACCAAAATATTTAGCATTGCTGCCGATTCTGGAGAGCGGATTTAATCCATATGCCGTATCGAGAAGCCAAGCTGTTGGCTTATGGCAATTTATCAGGGGAACCTCGCATTCCCTTGGCTTACGTACCGATAGGTGGGTTGATGAAAGGAGAAGTATAGAAAAATCCACAATTGCTGCAATCAGACATCTTCGAAATCTTTACAGAATTTTTCATTCATGGGAACTGAGCCTGGCTGCATACAATGGTGGGGCTTCTTATATTAAAAAGGCTATGTTAAGAAGCGGCGCAAAGGATTTCTGGGAATTGAAGGCGCATGGGGCAATGAATCGAGAAACAGCAGAGTTTATCCCGCGTTTTACAGCAATTACTATCATATATGAAAATCAATGGCTTTTTAATATTGATAACTGTGATGAAAAAAAACCTACCATGAAAACAGAAACCATTGTCCTTGACTTTCCTGTCAGCATCCATCATATATCCAAACTCGCTAATGTTCCTAGTGAAACAATAAGAAGGCTAAACCCGGAGTTAAAGAGGAATCATACACCCCCGTATTATAGGAAATATGAACTCAGATTACCAGTTGGCGCAAAGAATAAACTCGAGAGTGATGGGAATAATATTTATAAAGTTAGGTTCAAGGGTATCAGGAAACACATAGTTCGGAAAGGCGAATGCATCAGTCGTATTGCAAGACGCTACAGGGCTAAGACAAAGAAGATCATTATCCTCAATGATATTAAGAGTCCGCGCCTGATTCAACCTGGCCTAACACTCTATATACCAATCTAG